One part of the Mya arenaria isolate MELC-2E11 chromosome 3, ASM2691426v1 genome encodes these proteins:
- the LOC128228214 gene encoding uncharacterized protein LOC128228214 isoform X1 has product MNETVEIQHVPDFHVYAAANRANLQTNYPFLSKDQINHKLKDSWNKLDDTHKRKYSKSCVKITPVKHNIKNKIQKKVKKGSKSKSTKSRAAIIKDDSMQVCDTPDFFNEKKLSDFRLKHDEKYENDFVLRMDDFSGKAQQADSGASYFQRTQHSSQTTEGVNNFPCKQPGILKRGSSSKKKQKERVSFTSMPEENEGAFNCIVDGDDGIDDEEDIGVLISRHDVEPKELLNEVGTADSDDDNDAAILITREDCFQHEVDLEVASAGQPQGSFLEGSGAGEMDIDTHNPKEEENKYDLGSLENGKASKNACETRRPTTNSTEKGTPKFTDQCDSQSSKNSQGSDVAFKSPNPKKSCSKSTRKQKSTPRFSAAESMPQKTPDIARHGTENDYTTPQMDELLQKLTMEEVNKAPQKRRMSKDAADDDKLKAVTSGKRVTRSLLNKTADSQDNNAEMCEFQGPKEKVSDKGRKRQRKSMRGKTGNEAVSMDPAGDACMDPAGDAGKNRQSSLERDFENPSSRREHDFTGDGAKTIKRKSAPGKGKKSPAPKKVKLVTEETSASPSICRKLRTRSFSSGSSQSSSSDSQGLRLSLHLDVTPGSSVSSLSSLRPLRRKSELVNPTLERALRSLRTTSVTSDSNHFISGSDTSSPCLLSPALSGISELSSASSQSSKDEGGDENNNVVQQRPYLSKDRSLCDMFADVTPPEKKTKGQYKTNRMLTSGSAHRDTSLTQWFTENNDDLFGSPDS; this is encoded by the exons ATGAATGAGACTGTTGAAATCCAGCATGTACCAGACTTTCATGTTTATGCAGCGGCAAACAGAGCAAATTTGCAGACCAACTATCCCTTTCTGAGCAAAGATCAGATCAACCACAAACTAAAAGATTCCTGGAACAAGTTAGATGACACTCACAAAcgtaaatattcaaaatcatgTGTGAAAATAACtccagtaaaacataacattaagAATAAGATACAGAAAAAAGTAAAGAAAGGTTCTAAATCTAAATCTACCAAGTCTAGGGCAGCTATAATTAAAGATGACAGTATGCAAGTTTGTGACACACCAGACTTTTTCAACGAAAAGAAACTGAGTGACTTTAGGCTAAAGCATGACGAGAAATATGAGAATGACTTTGTCCTGAGGATGGATGATTTTTCTGGCAAGGCCCAACAGGCAGATTCAGGGGCAAGCTACTTCCAGAGGACACAACATTCTTCACAGACAACCGAGGGGGTGAACAATTTCCCGTGCAAACAGCCAGGCATTCTTAAAAGAGG GAGTTCGAGTAAGAAGAAGCAGAAAGAGCGAGTCAGCTTTACCTCCATGCCTGAGGAGAATGAGGGCGCTTTCAATTGCAttgttgatggtgatgatggtatTGATGATGAAGAAGACATAGGGGTGCTTATAAGCAG acatGATGTTGAACCAAAAGAGCTGCTGAATGAAGTTGGCACGGCGGATTCTGACGACGATAATGATGCAGCAATTCTCATCACACGAGAGGATTGTTTCCAGCATGAGGTAGACCTAGAGGTGGCTTCAGCCGGTCAGCCACAAGGCAGCTTCCTGGAGGGGTCAGGTGCTGGTGAGATGGACATAGACACACACAATCCAAAAGAGGAAGAGAATAAGTATGATTTAGGATCACTTGAAAATGGTAAAGCCTCAAAGAATGCATGTGAAACTAGAAGACCAACCACAAACAGCACTGAAAAGGGGACACCTAAGTTTACAGACCAGTGTGACAGTCAGAGTTCAAAGAATAGTCAGGGATCTGATGTAGCTTTCAAATCTCCTAATCCGAAAAAGTCATGTTCCAAAAGCACAAGGAAGCAAAAATCTACTCCGCGTTTTTCTGCAGCTGAGTCTATGCCCCAGAAAACACCAGACATAGCTAGGCATGGAACAGAAAATGACTACACAACTCCACAGATGGATGAGCTGTTGCAAAAGCTCACTATGGAAGAGGTCAACAAGGCTCCACAGAAGAGAAGAATGAGCAAGgatgctgctgatgatgataaactGAAGGCTGTGACATCAGGTAAAAGAGTCACTAGGTCTTTGCTGAACAAAACAGCTGATAGTCAAGATAACAATGCAGAGATGTGCGAGTTTCAAGGCCCTAAAGAGAAGGTATCTGACAAAGGTCGGAAAAGACAGCGGAAGTCTATGCGGGGAAAAACTGGGAATGAAGCAGTCTCTATGGACCCAGCAGGGGATGCTTGTATGGACCCAGCAGGAGATGCCGGCAAAAACAGGCAGTCCAGCTTAGAGAGAGATTTTGAAAACCCAAGCTCTAGAAGAGAACATGACTTCACCGGAGATGGAGCCAAAACAATAAAGAGAAAGTCAGCTCCGGGTAAGGGTAAGAAGTCGCCAGCACCAAAGAAAGTCAAACTAGTAACTGAAGAAACATCTGCAAGTCCTAGTATCTGTCGGAAGCTGAGGACCCGGTCATTTAGCAGTGGATCATCCCAGAGCTCCAGTTCAGACAGCCAGGGACTCAGACTGTCCCTACATCTAGATGTAACACCTGGCTCGTCTGTCAGCAGTCTGTCCTCACTCAGACCA TTGAGACGGAAGTCTGAGCTTGTGAACCCAACCCTGGAGCGTGCTCTGAGAAGTCTCCGCACTACCAGTGTGACCTCAGACTCCAACCATTTCATCAGCGGCAGTGACACATCTTCTCCTTGCCTCCTTTCTCCTGCACTGTCTGGCATCAGTGAG TTGTCCAGTGCTTCAAGTCAGTCCAGTAAAGATGAAGGTGGGGATGAGAACAACAATGTGGTCCAG cagagaccttACTTGAGTAAAGACCGGAGCCTATGTGACATGTTTGCCGACGTAACACCACCAGAAAAAAAGACCAAGGGCCAGTACAAGACCAACAG GATGCTAACTAGTGGCAGTGCTCACAGAGACACCAGTCTGACACAGTGGTTCACAGAGAACAATGATGACCTGTTTGGCTCCCCAGATTCATAA
- the LOC128228214 gene encoding uncharacterized protein LOC128228214 isoform X2: MNETVEIQHVPDFHVYAAANRANLQTNYPFLSKDQINHKLKDSWNKLDDTHKRKYSKSCVKITPVKHNIKNKIQKKVKKGSKSKSTKSRAAIIKDDSMQVCDTPDFFNEKKLSDFRLKHDEKYENDFVLRMDDFSGKAQQADSGASYFQRTQHSSQTTEGVNNFPCKQPGILKRGSSSKKKQKERVSFTSMPEENEGAFNCIVDGDDGIDDEEDIGVLISRHDVEPKELLNEVGTADSDDDNDAAILITREDCFQHEVDLEVASAGQPQGSFLEGSGAGEMDIDTHNPKEEENKYDLGSLENGKASKNACETRRPTTNSTEKGTPKFTDQCDSQSSKNSQGSDVAFKSPNPKKSCSKSTRKQKSTPRFSAAESMPQKTPDIARHGTENDYTTPQMDELLQKLTMEEVNKAPQKRRMSKDAADDDKLKAVTSGKRVTRSLLNKTADSQDNNAEMCEFQGPKEKVSDKGRKRQRKSMRGKTGNEAVSMDPAGDACMDPAGDAGKNRQSSLERDFENPSSRREHDFTGDGAKTIKRKSAPGKGKKSPAPKKVKLVTEETSASPSICRKLRTRSFSSGSSQSSSSDSQGLRLSLHLDVTPGSSVSSLSSLRPLRRKSELVNPTLERALRSLRTTSVTSDSNHFISGSDTSSPCLLSPALSGISELSSASSQSSKDEGGDENNNVVQRPYLSKDRSLCDMFADVTPPEKKTKGQYKTNRMLTSGSAHRDTSLTQWFTENNDDLFGSPDS; encoded by the exons ATGAATGAGACTGTTGAAATCCAGCATGTACCAGACTTTCATGTTTATGCAGCGGCAAACAGAGCAAATTTGCAGACCAACTATCCCTTTCTGAGCAAAGATCAGATCAACCACAAACTAAAAGATTCCTGGAACAAGTTAGATGACACTCACAAAcgtaaatattcaaaatcatgTGTGAAAATAACtccagtaaaacataacattaagAATAAGATACAGAAAAAAGTAAAGAAAGGTTCTAAATCTAAATCTACCAAGTCTAGGGCAGCTATAATTAAAGATGACAGTATGCAAGTTTGTGACACACCAGACTTTTTCAACGAAAAGAAACTGAGTGACTTTAGGCTAAAGCATGACGAGAAATATGAGAATGACTTTGTCCTGAGGATGGATGATTTTTCTGGCAAGGCCCAACAGGCAGATTCAGGGGCAAGCTACTTCCAGAGGACACAACATTCTTCACAGACAACCGAGGGGGTGAACAATTTCCCGTGCAAACAGCCAGGCATTCTTAAAAGAGG GAGTTCGAGTAAGAAGAAGCAGAAAGAGCGAGTCAGCTTTACCTCCATGCCTGAGGAGAATGAGGGCGCTTTCAATTGCAttgttgatggtgatgatggtatTGATGATGAAGAAGACATAGGGGTGCTTATAAGCAG acatGATGTTGAACCAAAAGAGCTGCTGAATGAAGTTGGCACGGCGGATTCTGACGACGATAATGATGCAGCAATTCTCATCACACGAGAGGATTGTTTCCAGCATGAGGTAGACCTAGAGGTGGCTTCAGCCGGTCAGCCACAAGGCAGCTTCCTGGAGGGGTCAGGTGCTGGTGAGATGGACATAGACACACACAATCCAAAAGAGGAAGAGAATAAGTATGATTTAGGATCACTTGAAAATGGTAAAGCCTCAAAGAATGCATGTGAAACTAGAAGACCAACCACAAACAGCACTGAAAAGGGGACACCTAAGTTTACAGACCAGTGTGACAGTCAGAGTTCAAAGAATAGTCAGGGATCTGATGTAGCTTTCAAATCTCCTAATCCGAAAAAGTCATGTTCCAAAAGCACAAGGAAGCAAAAATCTACTCCGCGTTTTTCTGCAGCTGAGTCTATGCCCCAGAAAACACCAGACATAGCTAGGCATGGAACAGAAAATGACTACACAACTCCACAGATGGATGAGCTGTTGCAAAAGCTCACTATGGAAGAGGTCAACAAGGCTCCACAGAAGAGAAGAATGAGCAAGgatgctgctgatgatgataaactGAAGGCTGTGACATCAGGTAAAAGAGTCACTAGGTCTTTGCTGAACAAAACAGCTGATAGTCAAGATAACAATGCAGAGATGTGCGAGTTTCAAGGCCCTAAAGAGAAGGTATCTGACAAAGGTCGGAAAAGACAGCGGAAGTCTATGCGGGGAAAAACTGGGAATGAAGCAGTCTCTATGGACCCAGCAGGGGATGCTTGTATGGACCCAGCAGGAGATGCCGGCAAAAACAGGCAGTCCAGCTTAGAGAGAGATTTTGAAAACCCAAGCTCTAGAAGAGAACATGACTTCACCGGAGATGGAGCCAAAACAATAAAGAGAAAGTCAGCTCCGGGTAAGGGTAAGAAGTCGCCAGCACCAAAGAAAGTCAAACTAGTAACTGAAGAAACATCTGCAAGTCCTAGTATCTGTCGGAAGCTGAGGACCCGGTCATTTAGCAGTGGATCATCCCAGAGCTCCAGTTCAGACAGCCAGGGACTCAGACTGTCCCTACATCTAGATGTAACACCTGGCTCGTCTGTCAGCAGTCTGTCCTCACTCAGACCA TTGAGACGGAAGTCTGAGCTTGTGAACCCAACCCTGGAGCGTGCTCTGAGAAGTCTCCGCACTACCAGTGTGACCTCAGACTCCAACCATTTCATCAGCGGCAGTGACACATCTTCTCCTTGCCTCCTTTCTCCTGCACTGTCTGGCATCAGTGAG TTGTCCAGTGCTTCAAGTCAGTCCAGTAAAGATGAAGGTGGGGATGAGAACAACAATGTGGTCCAG agaccttACTTGAGTAAAGACCGGAGCCTATGTGACATGTTTGCCGACGTAACACCACCAGAAAAAAAGACCAAGGGCCAGTACAAGACCAACAG GATGCTAACTAGTGGCAGTGCTCACAGAGACACCAGTCTGACACAGTGGTTCACAGAGAACAATGATGACCTGTTTGGCTCCCCAGATTCATAA
- the LOC128228215 gene encoding cilia- and flagella-associated protein 97-like, with the protein MDDVDFDFFETPRENSKTSPKSKTKSTKVNDQDKNTSKHGQLPKGRNRSRDDTELLSQFTNKQHKKYSHESDSESDAVTPRDRNRKEIKREKNNKGKKMAKDSSSGSSSAYSNSDISSDNSDSVSEDSNPRERETIDIHMPSAHVDAWSDKAKQSSEKNIPETKTKTRRNPRKRDSSSDSYSSDGSVHRQKDRISRNDRVKSAKSRNGRTASDKTHKHRLRSASSSYSNNSDITDVSPLESPENTPRRKKNIQQTSENGHFEKVQYRDASPLNESADIKLENEQIDLSILMKCMADIDREKQQRIKTNSRRVMFAPPTNEKQKGNFSFSVNRANIIEKENQRLLNKIMTQMKSSGPVKKTTTISSKGPRKATEPVIQRLTPSAVNRMREQRRIEAENMHILNRLHSVKPTQGMSRQDQIGQFERQMSYGIPSGTMLITEPRLETRARSHTSLDHSSVPFQRSRPSSASSLGITTQGKRSRPSSAKSNASIRSNASVRSTASKRSTMSMRSNFSIGSVKRRSDKVDCRPEWNDRFSCA; encoded by the exons atggatGACGTTGACTTTGATTTCTTTGAGACACCTCGTGAAAATTCAAAAACTTCTCCGAAATCAAAAACAAAGTCTACTAAAGTAAATGATCAAGACAAAAACACGTCAAAACATGGACAACTGCCAAAAGGTAGAAATAGGAGCAGAGATGATACTGAACTATTGTCAcagtttacaaacaaacaacataaaaaatattctcaTGAATCAGATTCAGAATCAGATGCAGTAACACCCAGAGATAGGAAtcgaaaagaaattaaaagagaAAAGAACAATAAAGGTAAGAAAATGGCAAAAGACAGTTCTTCAGGAAGTTCCAGTGCATACTCAAATTCAGATATATCATCTGACAATTCAGATAGTGTAAGTGAAGATTCCAATCCTAGGGAAAGGGAAACAATTGATATCCATATGCCGAGTGCTCATGTAGATGCTTGGAGTGATAAGGCTAAACAATcgagtgaaaaaaatattcctgAAACTAAGACAAAAACTAGAAGAAATCCTCGTAAAAGAGATTCTTCTTCAGATTCTTATAGCTCAGATGGCTCCGTACATAGACAGAAAGATAGGATATCTCGGAATGACAGGGTGAAGAGTGCGAAGTCCAGGAATGGCAGGACTGCAAGTGACAAGACACATAAACATAGACTTAGGTCAGCAAGTAGTTCATACTCAAACAATAGTGATATTACTGATGTATCACCACTGGAAAGTCCAGAAAACACTCCAAGACGAAAAAAGAATATTCAGCAGACAAGTGAAAATGGTCATTTTGAAAAGGTGCAATATAGAGACGCAAGTCCTTTAAATGAAAGTGCTGACATTAAGTTGGAAAATGAACAAATTGATCTGAGCATATTGATGAAATGTATGGCAGATATAGacagagaaaaacaacagaGGATAAAAACTAACTCTCGCAGAGTTATGTTTGCACCACCAACTAATGAAAAACAGAAAGGGAACTTTTCTTTTTCAGTAAATCGTGcaaatataatagaaaaagaaaacCAGAGATTACTGAATAAGATAATGACGCAAATGAAGTCTTCAGGGCCAgtgaagaaaacaacaactattAGTTCCAAGGGACCGAGAAAGGCAACAGAACCTGTCATTCAGCGTCTTACACCTTCAGCTGTTAATCGTATGCGGGAACAAAGACGTATAGAAGCTGAAAACATG CATATACTAAACCGATTGCATTCGGTCAAACCAACACAGGGAATGTCACGACAAGACCAAATTGGTCAGTTTGAGCGTCAGATGTCATACGGAATCCCCTCCGGAACTATGCTGATAACAGAGCCTCGGTTGGAGACAAGGGCTCGTTCCCACACATCCCTCGATCATTCTTCAGTACCTTTCCAAAGGTCACGCCCCTCAAGTGCCTCATCTCTGGGAATCACAACACAAGGGAAAAGGTCAAGACCTTCAAGTGCAAAGTCTAACGCCTCTATCAGGTCAAATGCTTCTGTGAGATCAACTGCTTCAAAAAGGTCAACAATGTCTATGAGATCCAATTTTTCCATCGGCTCAGTAAAACGGCGGTCTGACAAAGTTGACTGTAGGCCAGAATGGAATGATCGATTTTCATGTGCTTAA